The Cataglyphis hispanica isolate Lineage 1 chromosome 5, ULB_Chis1_1.0, whole genome shotgun sequence genome has a segment encoding these proteins:
- the LOC126849513 gene encoding disintegrin and metalloproteinase domain-containing protein 12 isoform X14 produces the protein MFWLHCGLFVLVIAVRGFISSLADTTSKREADYTLDDSFWKEEETPVGEVERLLREYRQNQELVRNIGGHFYQIIYPVQLRHHEKMGISTREVGMSKFPQRGYGDGGYQNSRGRMRTGRHFHRTSLLIKAFNHKFRLDLELNTQLLAPNLIQKDFLSDAEQMSKQEIEHCYYHGTVRDYPGASAAFHTCNGVSGVIHLGNETFVIHPFYGGDLSQKHPHIIFEARTKVNKGCANSGNLEWRVKNRRQKHTYGLSKTTSDRYKRDVREATKYIETAIIIDKAMFDKRNGSTRAEVVHDAIQVANIADLYFRTLNTRVSVVYIETWKGSNQAQIDNGIDIVQALSHFNDYTTRRMFQVAQDTTQLLTGETFSGGESGVAVPSTVCSQRSVGISVDLNTYEPHLLAGTMAHMIGHNIGMSHDDGRNDCNCRDWHGCIMAQSIVGLENVQPYKFSECSKTDYTEALKTGHGICLFNKPNELEIRRSCGNRVIDDGEQCDCGSIEECKEYDPCCDPITCKLTTEAECATGPCCNNCKLRARGVVCRESMNECDLPETCTGYNGQCPPDLYKKNGSPCANDGRCFNGVCPALDLQCEQVWGYGGTVADEKCFEQFNSKGSINGHCGTDDSGHFIKCDVKNVRCGSLQCQQGSKQPVIEGMKDYYSRTIISIKSQEYECKATTGKVEGSDDIPGLGLVRDGTVCGPNLICINQTCLNEFPHMDGELKCPSSLDNVECSGNGICTNALKCYCNLGWSGPDCSLPQSIPALLPTTPEPEVVHKSDSKLEKKETPYENYHGSNTVFLVGMLMSVVGGVFVVFALMALCYRSVVVHKNFSLCLRRKSTVQKYDPPYSKKPQQKSYSGVSGNHHAEAAALDTVNKILTFGRMPHYREHKPQPKRHGMEEEDGGTGAEEVVSFIDLPPNNLTKLPEKGILKKHGGYGLGGGAIEHVERTLNQLNGYHEDIIEVLKNAASRRDLAGTPSGSSNLLDEDTIRKSLAECGYPDVYRKDTDGQDNGIDNGQEEDDDDVELQPPCGTIRIRTLEDLIRQLEHRATTRPYLTGQMSPSGSEEIRISEGEPDRHYRIDSSVCSESSQGSRRCSRGRDEDASRFVYGRYRQPTSRSPYGNHQHTHQHSHQMHPEDEGIYETADPDRGSNTRGETPDCESDAFIQAQQQVARWTSEDKGGGGGGGEVQHRPPQQPPPPPAMPLPVQQQQQQQQQHQLPVEQLPIKQRGYYPSPPQTENSPDAGNNAEVESAQSQQQTLSDVRGIDVNHLPNINKRPLDDNFSLDCNIMNNGSPKELITNNSSDNENTALLPPTHFPEYKH, from the exons ATGTTCTGGCTACACTGTGGACTCTTTGTTCTCGTGATTGCCGTACGTGGATTTATTAGCAGCTTAGCCGACACCACATCCAAGCGAG AAGCCGACTACACCTTAGATGATTCCTTTTGGAAAGAAGAGGAAACTCCCGTTG GTGAGGTCGAACGACTACTACGCGAATATCGACAAAACCAGGAGCTAGTACGAAATATCGGTGGCCATTTCTATCAGATCATCTATCCGGTACAGCTACGGCATCACGAGAAAATGGGGATATCCACGAGAGAAGTCGGAATGTCGAAG TTTCCTCAAAGAGGTTACGGAGACGGAGGATATCAAAATTCTAGAGGCAGAATGAGA ACAGGGAGACATTTTCACCGGACGTCCCTTCTGATCAAGGCCTTTAATCACAAATTTCGCCtagatttagaattaaatac GCAACTTCTAGCTCCAAATCTTATACAGAAAGACTTTTTATCCGACGCGGAACAAATGAGTAAACAG GAGATAGAACATTGTTATTATCATGGCACGGTGAGAGATTATCCAGGAGCTAGCGCTGCTTTTCATACGTGTAACGGTGTCAGCGGTGTCATTCATTTAGGCAACGAGACTTTCGTCATTCATCCATTTTACGGCGGCGATTTGTCG CAGAAACATCCTCACATTATATTTGAAGCCCGAACAAAAGTTAACAAAGGCTGCGCTAATTCGGGAAATCTTGAGTGGCGTGTAAAAAATCGCCGGCAGAAGCACACTTACGGACTATCAAAGACCACTTCCGATCGATACAAAAGAGACGTCCGTGAAGCAACCAAATACATCGAAACTGCCATCATTATCGATAAGGCTATG TTTGACAAAAGAAACGGTAGTACCAGAGCTGAGGTTGTtcacgatgccatccaagtcGCTAATATCGCAGATTTG TATTTCCGTACGTTAAACACTAGAGTCTCCGTCGTATACATCGAAACTTGGAAAGGTAGCAACCAGGCGCAAATCGATAACGGTATCGACATCGTTCAAGCCTTGTcacattttaatgattatacgACGCGGAGAATGTTTCAAGTTGCTCAGGATACCACCCAATTGCTCAC GGGTGAGACATTCTCAGGTGGAGAATCAGGAGTGGCTGTACCCTCGACCGTGTGCAGCCAAAGATCCGTAGGAATTAGCGTCGATTTAAATACTTACGAGCCTCATCTTTTAGCTGGTACCATGGCTCACATGATCGGTCATAATATCGGCATGAGCCACGACGATGGAA GAAACGATTGCAATTGCCGCGACTGGCACGGATGCATCATGGCTCAATCCATCGTCGGCTTAGAAAACGTTCAGCCGTACAAGTTTTCAGAGTGTAGTAAAACTGATTATACAGAAGCCTTGAAGACCGGCCACGGTATCTGCCTTTTTAACAAACCAAACGAG TTGGAGATTAGAAGATCATGCGGAAACAGGGTAATCGATGACGGGGAACAATGTGATTGCGGATCGATCGAGGAGTGCAAGGAGTACGATCCTTGCTGCGATCCTATCACCTGCAAACTGACGACGGAAGCTGAATGCGCGACCGGTCCTTGTTGCAACAATTGCAAG ctCCGTGCCCGCGGTGTCGTCTGCCGCGAATCGATGAACGAGTGCGATTTACCGGAAACATGCACCGGTTATAACGGCCAATGTCCGCCGGATCTCTATAAGAAAAACGGCAGCCCGTGTGCAAACGACGGACGTTGTTTCAACGGGGTGTGTCCAGCTCTTGATTTGCAATGCGAACAAGTCTGGGGTTACGGTGGAACCGTCGCCGATGAGAAGTGTTTCGAGCAGTTCAATTCTAAAGGATCCATCAACGGTCACTGTGGCACCGACGATAGCGGTCATTTTATCAAGTGCGACGTGAA AAACGTTCGTTGCGGATCTCTTCAATGTCAGCAAGGAAGCAAGCAGCCAGTAATCGAAGGAATGAAGGATTATTATTCTAGAACTATAATTTCCATCAAGAGTCAGGAGTACGAATGCAA AGCTACGACTGGAAAAGTGGAAGGATCCGACGATATACCAGGATTGGGACTGGTTCGTGACGGCACAGTTTGTGGCCCTAATTTG atTTGCATAAATCAAACTTGCTTGAACGAGTTTCCGCACATGGATGGAGAGCTTAAGTGTCCTAGTAGTCTCGATAACGTAGAATGTTCGGGAAATGGC ATATGTACGAATGCTCTCAAGTGTTACTGCAATCTCGGTTGGAGCGGACCGGACTGTTCTTTACCGCAATCTATCCCGGCGCTATTGCCGACGACACCCGAACCCGAAGTAGTCCATAAATCTGATTCTAAACTGGAGAAGAAAGAGACCCCCTACG AGAACTACCACGGCTCTAACACTGTATTTTTAGTTGGTATGCTCATGTCGGTGGTAGGGGGTGTTTTCGTAGTATTTGCTCTGATGGCTCTCTGCTACAGGTCAGTCGTAGTACATAAAAACTTCTCCCTCTGTCTCAG AAGGAAGAGCACCGTCCAGAAATATGACCCGCCGTACTCGAAAAAGCCGCAGCAGAAGAGCTACAGCGGAGTTTCCGGTAATCATCATGCGGAAGCCGCGGCGTTGGACACGGTCAACAAGATCCTCACTTTCGGCAGAATGCCTCATTACAG GGAGCATAAACCGCAGCCGAAGAGACACGGCATGGAGGAGGAAGATGGAGGTACGGGAGCAGAGGAGGTTGTCTCTTTCATTGATCTTCCACCGAACAATCTCACAAAGTTGCCTGAGAAGggaattttaaagaaacacGGTGGTTACG GACTAGGTGGAGGCGCAATCGAGCATGTAGAGAGGACCTTGAATCAGCTGAACGGCTATCATGAGGACATAATCGAGGTGTTGAAGAACGCGGCGAGCCGTCGCGATCTCGCGGGCACCCCGTCGGGCAGCAGCAATCTTTTGGATGAAGATACGATACGCAAATCATTGGCCGAGTGCGGTTATCCCGATGTTTACCGCAAGGACACCGATGGTCAGGACAATGGCATCGATAACGGACAGGAGGAGGACGATGACGACGTGGAATTGCAACCGCCATGCGGCACTATTCGTATACGCACTCTCGAGGATCTCATTCGTCAGCTCGAGCATCGAGCAACTACGAG ACCCTACTTAACTGGCCAGATGAGTCCGAGTGGATCCGAGGAGATTCGAATATCCGAGGGCGAACCGGATCGACACTACAGAATCGATTCTTCTGTCTGCAGCGAGTCATCTCAAGG AAGCAGAAGATGTAGCCGCGGCCGTGACGAGGACGCTAGTAGATTCGTCTACGGTAGATATCGTCAGCCAACGTCCCGAAGTCCTTACGGCAATCATCAGCACACCCATCAACACTCCCATCAAATGCACCCCGAGGACGAGGGTATCTATGAAACTGCCGATCCTGACAGAGGCTCAAATACTAGGGGTGAAACACCCGATTGTGAAAG tGATGCATTTATTCAAGCTCAACAACAAGTAGCCCGGTGGACTAGTGAGGAcaaaggaggaggaggaggaggaggagaggtgCAGCACCGGCCGCCGCAGCAGCCACCCCCGCCACCTGCGATGCCGTTGCCGGTgcagcaacaacagcagcagcaacagcaacacCAACTGCCGGTGGAACAACTGCCAATAAAGCAGCGCGGCTATTATCCATCCCCCCCACAAACCGAAAACAGCCCCGACGCTGGCAACAACGCCGAGGTCGAATCTGCTCAATCCCAACAGCAAACGCTAAGCGACGTTCGTGGAATCGATGTTAATCATTTGCCTAATATTAACAAACGCCCACTAGACGATAATTTTAGTCTAGATTGTAACATAATGAATAATGGTTCCCCCAAAGAATTAATTACCAACAACTCTAGTGATAACGAAAATACTGCCCTACTGCCCCCCACGCATTTTCCTGAGTACAagcattga
- the LOC126849513 gene encoding disintegrin and metalloproteinase domain-containing protein 12 isoform X2, producing the protein MFWLHCGLFVLVIAVRGFISSLADTTSKREADYTLDDSFWKEEETPVGEVERLLREYRQNQELVRNIGGHFYQIIYPVQLRHHEKMGISTREVGMSKFPQRGYGDGGYQNSRGRMRTGRHFHRTSLLIKAFNHKFRLDLELNTQLLAPNLIQKDFLSDAEQMSKQEIEHCYYHGTVRDYPGASAAFHTCNGVSGVIHLGNETFVIHPFYGGDLSKHPHIIFEARTKVNKGCANSGNLEWRVKNRRQKHTYGLSKTTSDRYKRDVREATKYIETAIIIDKAMFDKRNGSTRAEVVHDAIQVANIADLYFRTLNTRVSVVYIETWKGSNQAQIDNGIDIVQALSHFNDYTTRRMFQVAQDTTQLLTGETFSGGESGVAVPSTVCSQRSVGISVDLNTYEPHLLAGTMAHMIGHNIGMSHDDGRNDCNCRDWHGCIMAQSIVGLENVQPYKFSECSKTDYTEALKTGHGICLFNKPNELEIRRSCGNRVIDDGEQCDCGSIEECKEYDPCCDPITCKLTTEAECATGPCCNNCKLRARGVVCRESMNECDLPETCTGYNGQCPPDLYKKNGSPCANDGRCFNGVCPALDLQCEQVWGYGGTVADEKCFEQFNSKGSINGHCGTDDSGHFIKCDVKNVRCGSLQCQQGSKQPVIEGMKDYYSRTIISIKSQEYECKATTGKVEGSDDIPGLGLVRDGTVCGPNLICINQTCLNEFPHMDGELKCPSSLDNVECSGNGICTNALKCYCNLGWSGPDCSLPQSIPALLPTTPEPEVVHKSDSKLEKKETPYENYHGSNTVFLVGMLMSVVGGVFVVFALMALCYRSVVVHKNFSLCLRRKSTVQKYDPPYSKKPQQKSYSGVSGNHHAEAAALDTVNKILTFGRMPHYSRGETQRVLFRPPNNVAAADGPRVKEHKPQPKRHGMEEEDGGTGAEEVVSFIDLPPNNLTKLPEKGILKKHGGYGLGGGAIEHVERTLNQLNGYHEDIIEVLKNAASRRDLAGTPSGSSNLLDEDTIRKSLAECGYPDVYRKDTDGQDNGIDNGQEEDDDDVELQPPCGTIRIRTLEDLIRQLEHRATTRPYLTGQMSPSGSEEIRISEGEPDRHYRIDSSVCSESSQGSRRCSRGRDEDASRFVYGRYRQPTSRSPYGNHQHTHQHSHQMHPEDEGIYETADPDRGSNTRGETPDCESDAFIQAQQQVARWTSEDKGGGGGGGEVQHRPPQQPPPPPAMPLPVQQQQQQQQQHQLPVEQLPIKQRGYYPSPPQTENSPDAGNNAEVESAQSQQQTLSDVRGIDVNHLPNINKRPLDDNFSLDCNIMNNGSPKELITNNSSDNENTALLPPTHFPEYKH; encoded by the exons ATGTTCTGGCTACACTGTGGACTCTTTGTTCTCGTGATTGCCGTACGTGGATTTATTAGCAGCTTAGCCGACACCACATCCAAGCGAG AAGCCGACTACACCTTAGATGATTCCTTTTGGAAAGAAGAGGAAACTCCCGTTG GTGAGGTCGAACGACTACTACGCGAATATCGACAAAACCAGGAGCTAGTACGAAATATCGGTGGCCATTTCTATCAGATCATCTATCCGGTACAGCTACGGCATCACGAGAAAATGGGGATATCCACGAGAGAAGTCGGAATGTCGAAG TTTCCTCAAAGAGGTTACGGAGACGGAGGATATCAAAATTCTAGAGGCAGAATGAGA ACAGGGAGACATTTTCACCGGACGTCCCTTCTGATCAAGGCCTTTAATCACAAATTTCGCCtagatttagaattaaatac GCAACTTCTAGCTCCAAATCTTATACAGAAAGACTTTTTATCCGACGCGGAACAAATGAGTAAACAG GAGATAGAACATTGTTATTATCATGGCACGGTGAGAGATTATCCAGGAGCTAGCGCTGCTTTTCATACGTGTAACGGTGTCAGCGGTGTCATTCATTTAGGCAACGAGACTTTCGTCATTCATCCATTTTACGGCGGCGATTTGTCG AAACATCCTCACATTATATTTGAAGCCCGAACAAAAGTTAACAAAGGCTGCGCTAATTCGGGAAATCTTGAGTGGCGTGTAAAAAATCGCCGGCAGAAGCACACTTACGGACTATCAAAGACCACTTCCGATCGATACAAAAGAGACGTCCGTGAAGCAACCAAATACATCGAAACTGCCATCATTATCGATAAGGCTATG TTTGACAAAAGAAACGGTAGTACCAGAGCTGAGGTTGTtcacgatgccatccaagtcGCTAATATCGCAGATTTG TATTTCCGTACGTTAAACACTAGAGTCTCCGTCGTATACATCGAAACTTGGAAAGGTAGCAACCAGGCGCAAATCGATAACGGTATCGACATCGTTCAAGCCTTGTcacattttaatgattatacgACGCGGAGAATGTTTCAAGTTGCTCAGGATACCACCCAATTGCTCAC GGGTGAGACATTCTCAGGTGGAGAATCAGGAGTGGCTGTACCCTCGACCGTGTGCAGCCAAAGATCCGTAGGAATTAGCGTCGATTTAAATACTTACGAGCCTCATCTTTTAGCTGGTACCATGGCTCACATGATCGGTCATAATATCGGCATGAGCCACGACGATGGAA GAAACGATTGCAATTGCCGCGACTGGCACGGATGCATCATGGCTCAATCCATCGTCGGCTTAGAAAACGTTCAGCCGTACAAGTTTTCAGAGTGTAGTAAAACTGATTATACAGAAGCCTTGAAGACCGGCCACGGTATCTGCCTTTTTAACAAACCAAACGAG TTGGAGATTAGAAGATCATGCGGAAACAGGGTAATCGATGACGGGGAACAATGTGATTGCGGATCGATCGAGGAGTGCAAGGAGTACGATCCTTGCTGCGATCCTATCACCTGCAAACTGACGACGGAAGCTGAATGCGCGACCGGTCCTTGTTGCAACAATTGCAAG ctCCGTGCCCGCGGTGTCGTCTGCCGCGAATCGATGAACGAGTGCGATTTACCGGAAACATGCACCGGTTATAACGGCCAATGTCCGCCGGATCTCTATAAGAAAAACGGCAGCCCGTGTGCAAACGACGGACGTTGTTTCAACGGGGTGTGTCCAGCTCTTGATTTGCAATGCGAACAAGTCTGGGGTTACGGTGGAACCGTCGCCGATGAGAAGTGTTTCGAGCAGTTCAATTCTAAAGGATCCATCAACGGTCACTGTGGCACCGACGATAGCGGTCATTTTATCAAGTGCGACGTGAA AAACGTTCGTTGCGGATCTCTTCAATGTCAGCAAGGAAGCAAGCAGCCAGTAATCGAAGGAATGAAGGATTATTATTCTAGAACTATAATTTCCATCAAGAGTCAGGAGTACGAATGCAA AGCTACGACTGGAAAAGTGGAAGGATCCGACGATATACCAGGATTGGGACTGGTTCGTGACGGCACAGTTTGTGGCCCTAATTTG atTTGCATAAATCAAACTTGCTTGAACGAGTTTCCGCACATGGATGGAGAGCTTAAGTGTCCTAGTAGTCTCGATAACGTAGAATGTTCGGGAAATGGC ATATGTACGAATGCTCTCAAGTGTTACTGCAATCTCGGTTGGAGCGGACCGGACTGTTCTTTACCGCAATCTATCCCGGCGCTATTGCCGACGACACCCGAACCCGAAGTAGTCCATAAATCTGATTCTAAACTGGAGAAGAAAGAGACCCCCTACG AGAACTACCACGGCTCTAACACTGTATTTTTAGTTGGTATGCTCATGTCGGTGGTAGGGGGTGTTTTCGTAGTATTTGCTCTGATGGCTCTCTGCTACAGGTCAGTCGTAGTACATAAAAACTTCTCCCTCTGTCTCAG AAGGAAGAGCACCGTCCAGAAATATGACCCGCCGTACTCGAAAAAGCCGCAGCAGAAGAGCTACAGCGGAGTTTCCGGTAATCATCATGCGGAAGCCGCGGCGTTGGACACGGTCAACAAGATCCTCACTTTCGGCAGAATGCCTCATTACAG CCGCGGCGAGACCCAGCGCGTGCTGTTTCGACCCCCGAATAACGTCGCCGCCGCCGACGGGCCAAGAGTCAA GGAGCATAAACCGCAGCCGAAGAGACACGGCATGGAGGAGGAAGATGGAGGTACGGGAGCAGAGGAGGTTGTCTCTTTCATTGATCTTCCACCGAACAATCTCACAAAGTTGCCTGAGAAGggaattttaaagaaacacGGTGGTTACG GACTAGGTGGAGGCGCAATCGAGCATGTAGAGAGGACCTTGAATCAGCTGAACGGCTATCATGAGGACATAATCGAGGTGTTGAAGAACGCGGCGAGCCGTCGCGATCTCGCGGGCACCCCGTCGGGCAGCAGCAATCTTTTGGATGAAGATACGATACGCAAATCATTGGCCGAGTGCGGTTATCCCGATGTTTACCGCAAGGACACCGATGGTCAGGACAATGGCATCGATAACGGACAGGAGGAGGACGATGACGACGTGGAATTGCAACCGCCATGCGGCACTATTCGTATACGCACTCTCGAGGATCTCATTCGTCAGCTCGAGCATCGAGCAACTACGAG ACCCTACTTAACTGGCCAGATGAGTCCGAGTGGATCCGAGGAGATTCGAATATCCGAGGGCGAACCGGATCGACACTACAGAATCGATTCTTCTGTCTGCAGCGAGTCATCTCAAGG AAGCAGAAGATGTAGCCGCGGCCGTGACGAGGACGCTAGTAGATTCGTCTACGGTAGATATCGTCAGCCAACGTCCCGAAGTCCTTACGGCAATCATCAGCACACCCATCAACACTCCCATCAAATGCACCCCGAGGACGAGGGTATCTATGAAACTGCCGATCCTGACAGAGGCTCAAATACTAGGGGTGAAACACCCGATTGTGAAAG tGATGCATTTATTCAAGCTCAACAACAAGTAGCCCGGTGGACTAGTGAGGAcaaaggaggaggaggaggaggaggagaggtgCAGCACCGGCCGCCGCAGCAGCCACCCCCGCCACCTGCGATGCCGTTGCCGGTgcagcaacaacagcagcagcaacagcaacacCAACTGCCGGTGGAACAACTGCCAATAAAGCAGCGCGGCTATTATCCATCCCCCCCACAAACCGAAAACAGCCCCGACGCTGGCAACAACGCCGAGGTCGAATCTGCTCAATCCCAACAGCAAACGCTAAGCGACGTTCGTGGAATCGATGTTAATCATTTGCCTAATATTAACAAACGCCCACTAGACGATAATTTTAGTCTAGATTGTAACATAATGAATAATGGTTCCCCCAAAGAATTAATTACCAACAACTCTAGTGATAACGAAAATACTGCCCTACTGCCCCCCACGCATTTTCCTGAGTACAagcattga